In Oharaeibacter diazotrophicus, the genomic window CCACCGTTCCCGACACCGCCGACAGCACCTCGTCGACGATCCGCTTCAGTTCGACCGGCTCGCGGTGGACCTCGCCGCGGGCGCTGCGCGAATAGGCCAGCACGTCCTTGACGAGTTGCTGCACCTGCCGGGCCGAGCGGCGCAGCACGTCGAGGGCGTAGGCGGCGTCGTCGGCGTCGTCGGTGGCGAGCGCCTGTTCCAGGAGGTCGGTGAAGGCGCCGATCTTGCGCAGGGGTTCCTGGAGATCGTGGAACGCGGTCACCGTGAAATCGCGCAAACGATCGTTCTCCGCGGCGAGCTCGGCGAGCCGACGGTTCAGCGCGGGCAGGTCGGTCTCGTTCGATCCATCCCCCAGCGCCATGTCCTCCCCCCGTCGGGATCCCCTGCGGTGATCAAATTAAGGCACTGCTATGTATTCGACCAGATGCGCGTCAATGCTGAGTTCACCATGAAAATGACACGCGCTGAAGCCCGCCGGTGCTCACCATCCCGTGTCTTTTGTGTCCGTCGTCGAATCGTCGTCGCCGAGGGGGCGTCGGACCCCCCAGCCGGCGAGCGCGGCCGCGAGGTCCTCGCGCACGAAATGGCGGGCGGCGTCGCGGTCGTAGCCCTCGTCGAGCAGGCTGTCGTAGTCGGTGAAGACGTGGCGGGCGTAGGCGACGAGCGAGAGCCAGGCGGCGGTCTCGGGCTTGGCGCGGGCGAGGCCGGCACTGTCGACGGCGTGGTCGGCGACCACGGAGAACTCGTGCGCGGGCAGACCAGGCGCCAGGCGGCGCAGCGCCGTCTCGATCGCCGCGCGCGTCGCCAGGACGGTCAGCCCCCGAATTCGCCGCCGACCGCGACCATCGCCGCCAGCAAGAGCACCGCGCCGCTGGCGAAGGCCCAGGCGAGGACCTCGAGCTTCTGCTTGTCGTCGTGGAAGGTCGGGCCGTTCGGCAGGACGCTGCGCACCGTCGCGGCACCGGTGGCCGCGAGCACGACGACGCAGAACAGGAAGGGCAGGGCGTCGGGCATGGTCGGGCACCACTCGTCGAACGTTTCGGACCGGACCGTTGAATGGGCGATTTGCGGCGTGAGCGCAAGTCCTACCCGCCATGCGTCGCCTCCGCCACCCCCGAACGGGTGACAGCCCACACCGCCTCCGGCTCGCTCCGGCCGCGCGGGACCACGCTGTCGACGGCCGTGAAGGCGAAGCGCTCGCCGAGGGCCGCACGGGTGGCGTCGCCGACCAGGATCGGAACGTCGTAGCGCCGGGTCAGCGTCTGCAGGCGGGCGGCGGTGTTCACGGTGTCGCCGAGCGCGGTGTAGTCGAAGCGTGCCGACGAGCCCATGTTGCCGACCACAGCCTCGCCGGTGTTGACGCCGACGCCGACCGCGAGCGGACCGATCGGCCGCCCGGTACCGTCGGGCTCGCGCTCGATCGCCGCCGACAGCCGCGCCACCGCCTCGACCATGGCGAGCGCCGCCTCGACCGCGCGGCCGGCGTGGTCGGGCTCCTCCAGCGGGGCGTTCCAGAATGCCATGACGCAGTCGCCCATGTACTTGTCGATGGTGCCGCCGCGCTTCAGGATCTCGTCGGAGAGCGGATCGAGCACCCGGTTGACGAGCTGCGTCAGCCGTTCCGGCTCGTCCTTGAGCCGCTCGGCGATGCCGGTGAAGCCGCGCAGGTCGCAGAAGAGCACCGTCAGCTCGCGCCGCTCGCCGCCGAGCCGGAGCGCCGCCGGCTCGGCGGCGAGCCGCTCGACCAGTTCCGGCGCGAGATACTGGCGGAAGGCGCGGACGATGTCGCGCCTGAGGCGGCGCTCGGCGGCGAAGTCGGCGATGCCCTGGACGGTCAGCACCGTCGTGAAGGCGAGGGCGGGGCAGACCGGCGACACCCAGACGTGGCGGAACGCCAGCAGCAGCCCCGCGCCGGCCACCATGGCCGCGGTGAAGGCGGCGCCGCCGACGATCGCCGCCGGATGGGTGCCGCCCCTGACCGAGAGGCCGGCGAGGAGCGCGGCGAGGGCGGTGAGGACGACGCCGAGGCTCGCCGGCGTGGCGGTGATCGCGCGGTCGAGGCGGAGCGTGTCGAGGATCGCCGCCTGGACCTCGACGCCGGGCACGAGGCGGCCGGTGCGCGGCGTGAACGGGGTCGCGAAGGCGTCGGTGCCCGACGCCTTGACGTCCGGCACCGCCTGGAGGCTGAGCCCGACCAGCACGATGGCGTCGCGGAAGGTGCCGGGCGGCAGCGTGCCGGCCGGGTCGAGCGCCTGATAGTAGGACACGGTGCGGTAGGTCCGCGCCGGACCGACCGGGGCGATCAGGTCGCCGGGCGCGGTGGCGGCCGGACGCTCGCCGGCCGCCTCGAGCAGCCGGCGCGCGAAGCCGTCGGCGAAGGGCGGCACGCGCCGGAGCACGCCGTCGCCGTCGAGCATCACCGAGACGAGGCCGGAACGGGCGCCGGCGGCGGTGAGCGTCTGCAGCGGTTCGGTGCGCAGGATCTGGTCGGCCTGGGGCGTCTCGACCACGCTCTCGTCGGCGCCGAGCACCACGTCGGGCTCGAGGGCGGCGGCGAAGGCCTCGTCGTCGCGGTCGTTCGAGGCCTCGGCGAAGACGACGTCGAAGCCGATCGCCCGCGCGCCCGCGGTGCGCAGCGCCCGGACGAGGCGGCCGTGCAGGGCGCGCGGCCACGGCCACTGGTCGCCGACGTCGGCGAAGGACGGCTCGTCGATCGCGACGATCACCACGTCCGGCGACGGCGCGGCGGGACGCAGCGTGGCGGCGAAGTCGACGAGGCGGGCGTCGAGCAGGTGGAACGGCCCGCTCGCCGAGACCGCCACCACGGCGGCGGTTGTGACGGCGACGAGGGTCGCGACCAGGGCGCTGCGCCGGCGCGGACCCGCCAGCGCCGCCATCAGAATCGGACCGCCAGCTTCGCCTCGACCGTGCGGCCCCAGCCGGGCGTGTCGGGGGCGATGTCGAAATGCTTGTCGAGGATGTTGTAGAGGCCGACGTCGAAGACAAAACGGCCACCGTCGGGCTCGTAGCGGAACTTGGCGTCGACGGTGAAGGCCTCGTCGAGCCGGGTGCCGAGGTCGTCGCCGAGGCGCTCGCCGACGTAGGTGCCGGACAGCGTCACCCGCCAGCGCGCCGGATCGACGTAGGCGAGGCCGACCCGCGCCATCGTCTCGGGCACGTAGGGGATGTCGGCGCCGGTGCCGTCGTCCGAGCGGGCGAGCGCCAGGGTGGCGAAAGCGCCGAAGCCGTGGCCGAGGAGCAGGTTGGCCGAGGCGGTCAGACGGTCGACCTCGCCGTCGGCGACGGTGTAGGTCTCGAGCGTGCCGGGATTGGTGATCGACAGCCGCTCGAGCCACTGGTGCTGGTACTCGATCGCCGTGAACAGGTTGTCCGACCACTCGGCCTCCCACTTCGCACCGACGGTGTCGGCGGTGGCGCCGGAATCGAGCGGGGCGTCGTAGGGGCGCAGCCCGACGGCGCCGATCGGCTCCAAGGTGGCGAGGCCGGGCATGTCGACGTCGCGCTCGGCGAAGGCGCGCAGCCACTGGCCCTCGTAGAACGACCAAGCGACGCCGACGCGCGGGCCGAGGTCGAAGCCCTGGTCGCGGCCGCCGCCGTCGCTTTCGGCGATCCCGGTGTCGTGGAAGGTGCCGTCGAGGCCGACCTCGAAGGCCAGGTCACGGTTCGGCTCGAAGCGCAGGTTGCCGTAGGCGCGGGCGAAGGAGAAGTCGCGCGTCTCCGCGCCGCTCTGCGTGCTCGGGTCGCCGCCCGGCGGCGTCGTGGTGGTCGAGAGCGCCGAGCGCTCGTCACCGCCGCCGCCCTCGAGGCCGTAGACGAAGCTCCAGGCGTCGCCGCCGATCATGTGCTGCAGGCTGCCACGGACGACGCGCTGGCGGACCTCGGCGTCGAAGTCGGCGAGCGTGCCTTCGCCGTCGGTCGGGACGTCGAACAGGTTGGCCCGGTCGGTGCGGTCGCCGTAGGTGACCGCGGCGTTGACGACGTTGCGCCAGCCGATCGTGTGGCTCCAGGTGGTGCCGGTCTGGACGGCGTCGGAGCGGATCAGGTCGTCCGGCGTCGGCCACCACCACACGCCCGGTGTCGCGACGTGCTGGCGGCCGGCGGTGACGAAGCTGGTGACGCGGTCGTAGGGCGTCGGCGTCGCCCCGAGGATCACCGACAGCGACCCCAGGCGATCGTCGACGTTGCTGTCGTTGCCGTCGAAACGGTCGACCGTGAGGTTGGCGCTGAGGCCGAACGGGAACGGCTTCAGCGCGAAGGCCTGGATGTTGGTCTCGCTGCTCCAGCCGCGGCCCTCGCCGAAGGTCAGGCCGCCGATCGTCTCGGCCTCGAGGAAGGGCGCGTGCAGCAACTGGCGCCGCCGGAGCGTGGCGCCGATCGCGAGCGGGTCGTGCAGCAGGCCCTGCAGCAGGATCGAGAAGTCGTCCTCGCCCGAGCCCCGGTCGGGGGCGAGGTCGCCGCGGGCGAGGGCGTCGGTGAAGGCGGTGGCGTTGCCCTCGGCGGCGGCGTCGTTGTAGCCGGAGAAGTCGAAGCGCGAGAACGAGCGGTCGCCGTAGTAGTCGGCCCAGGCGGACAGCCCGGCGAAGCGCATGGCGTCGGCGACGGTGGAGAGCGCGTCGGCGTTGGCCCCGAGGGTGGCGAACCAGCCGCCGCGCGATTCCGAGCGCCTCAGCGCCTCGCGCGCCGCCGCGATCGCCACGTCCGCCTCGTAGGCGTCGATGGCGAAGCCGGAGCGCACGATCGAGGGCAGGGGATCGTTCGGGTCGAGGCGGTCGGCGTTGTCGAGCGCCTGCCAGGCGGGATCGTCCTGGTCGTTCTGGTAATAGGCGGCGGCGAGCAGAAGCAGCGCCTGCGAATAGGTCGGGTTGGCGGTCGAGCCCTTCAGCAGCGCCTCGATCGCCGCGGGCATGTCGCCCTTCTGCAAGTACCAGCGGCCGAGCGCCACGTAGGCGACGTCGAAGGCGGGATCGAGGGCGAGGGCGCGGTCGATCTCGGCCCTGGCCTCCTCCATGCGGTTCTGCTCGAGCAGCATCAGCGCGTAGTTGGCGTGGCCGAGCGGATCCTCGGGGTCGAGTTCGATCGACCGGCGGATCGCCGCCTCGGACTCGCGCGTGGCGTCGCGGTCGTCGTAGGCGAGCGACACCGCGTTCCAGATCGACGCCGATCCCGGCTGGATCGCCGCCGCGGCGCGGGCGTCGGCGAGCGCACCGGCAAGGTCGCTCTCGTAGGCGCTGCGGTAGTAGCTGCGCGATTCCAGCGCCATCGGCTCCTGCGGATCGAGCGCCAGCGCGCGCTCGTAGGCCTCCCGGGTCTGCGCGCGGTCGTCGACCACCGCCGCGAGCTGCGAACGCGCCGCCGGCAGGTAGGAATCGGTCGGCCAGCGCCGCTCGGCCTCCTTCAGGAGGTCGATCGCGGCCGGGACGCCCTCGCGGAAGGCGAGGCCGTAGGCGGCGGCCGTGGCGGCATAGGGGCTGTCGAAACCGGCCGGCGGCGTCGACGGCCGGTCGGGATGGGCGAGCGTGTCGGCGAAATGGGCAGCGTAGAGCGCGACGGTGCGGCGCTTCGGGTCGAGCCGCGGCTGGGCGGCGCGGAGCGTCGCGGCGGCGGCGGCGTAGCGGCCCTCGTTGGCGGCGAGCAGGCCCTCGACGAGGTCGAGCCGGGCGGCCTCGGCCGGCGACGGCCGCAGCGCGCGGGCGGCCGCGACCGCGGCGCGGGTGTCGGCGCGGCTGTCGAAGCCGAAGGCGATCTCGGCACGCGCGACGGCGTCCGCGACGCCGCGCGCCGCCGGCGGGATCGCGTCGATCCGCGCCCGCTCCTCGCGCTGCTCCCGCGTCGAGCCCGGGTGCGCCGACAGGAGCTGGAAGGCGTAGCGGATCGGCATGTAATAGAGCATCTGCTCGCGGTCGTCCGGGCGCACCACAACCGTCTTGGTCGGCGCCTCGCCGACCGCCACGGTCGCGGCCTCGCCGGGCTGCACCACCACGCTGCCTTGCGCGTTGGCGAGCTCGACCTTGCCCTCGAGCACGATCAGCGACGTCCGCCTGTCCGGCCCGACGGTCAGCGTCCAGTCGGTGCCGCGGATCGCCGCCGCCGCCGCCGGGGTCTCGACCGTGACCGCCGAGCCGCCGCGGGCCGCGCGCGCCCAGATGGTGCCGCCGGAAAGGTCGAAGCGCGAATCGCCGTTCGGCCGGAGCTCCTTGATCCGCATCGTGGTGTTACGGCCGATGCGCAGCTGGGTCTGGTCGGCGAACAGGACGGCGAGCTGACCCTCGGCGTTGGTGCGCAGGCCGTCGCCGGTGCGCACCTCTTGGCGCACCTCCACGGGAATCCAGCCCGGCCGCTCGCCGAGCTCGAGCTGTTCGCCCCGCTTCACGGCGACGACGGTGCCGGCCACGGGCGGATCGCGCGGCACGATTTCCGCGGCCGCGGCGCTCGCGTAGACGGCGGCCGCGGTGGTGAGGACGAGGTTGCGCAGGCGCATGTCGTGAAACTGGACCACCCGATTGAACGGCGATGGAACGCGTGCACCGGTCCCGCTGTCAAGGCGTGCGGACCGGCCGCGTGGAGCGGCCGCCTCCGAACGGGCGTCGATCTCGGAAAATCGCATGGATCCATCGATTTGCAACGACTGCGAAACGTTTGGCGACCACGATGACCGGACCGGGGGCAGGCGATTTGGCGACCATGACGGGGCAGGGGACGGAAACGGTGTCGGCGCGTGCCGATCGGACGGCATCCGCGAGGATCGCCGCCGCGGTGGCGCTGCTGGCCGTGATCGCCGCCCTTGCCGTGCCCGCGATCGCACCGGTTCCGGGCGCGCGGGCCTACGTCTGGGTCGCCGACGCCGTCCTGGTCACGGCCGGGCTCGTGGCCCCGGCGCGCCTGCGCATCCCGCTGGTCGCAATCACCCTTTTCGCAATTCCCGCCGTCGTGTTCGCCACCGGCGCCGCCTCGTTCGAGAGCGCGGTCGCGGACGGGATCGGCGACGCCGTCTGCGTCGCCGTCGCGCTGGCGATGGCGCTCGGCATGGACGGCGGGCGGACGATCCGCTCCCACGACATCGCCGGCCTGTTGCGCCGGACAGCGGCGGTCGCGTTCGTCGGTCCGATGGTCGGCGCCCTCGTCGGGGCCGCTCTGCTCGCCGTCCTCGGCGAGGCGGGCTTCGGCGGGGCACTGTGGTCACGGTGGACGGCCGGCTCGGGTGGCGCGCTGACCGTTCTGCCCGTGCTGCTGTTCCCGCCGATCATCCGGCTCGGCCGGGCCAACGCGCTGCGCGAGTTCATGGAGGCGATGGCGGTGTTGGCGGCGACGCTGGTGCTCGTCGTCTTCGCCGTGCCGAACCTGCGCTTCCCCTTCGTGGCGGCGATGATCCCGCTGGCGCTGGCGTCGAGCCGGATGCGGCCGATCCAGATCGCGGGCCTGTGCTCGGCCGTCGCCACCGCCTTCGCGCTCGGCGGCGTCCATGGCGCCTATCACGGCCTCGGCAGTGCGGCCCTAGCGTTCGACGGCGGCCTGCAGGTGGCGGGCGCGGTCGCCGCCTTCGTGCCCTTCTGCATCGCGGTGCTGGCCGAGCACATCCGCCGCGACAAGCGCGCCCTCGCCGTCGGTGCGGAACAGCTCCGCCGGGCCTTCCAGGGCAGCGCGGTCGCCGCCGGCATGATCGGTCGCGACGGCACATTCATGCGTGTCAACGCCGCCTGCGCCGCGCTGTTCGGCCGTACGGAGGCGCAGATCGTCGGTCGGCGGCTCGACGCCTTCTGTCGGGAGGGCGACCTCGACCCGGACTGGCTACCCGGACTGTTTCCCTTCTCGCGCGACCCGGTGGCCCACCGCGACCTGCGTCTCGTCCGGCCCGACGGCACAGAGGTCTGGGCCCGCGTCCACGCCTCCGCGATCCGCCGCCGCCCCGGCGCACGCTCGCTCTATCTCTTGGTGCAGATCGAGAACATCGACGCCCAGCGCCGCGCCGTCGACGAACTCGTCCGGGTCCAGACCCTTTGGAACTTCGCCCTCGAAGGCGCCGGGCAGGGGGTGTGGGAGGAGGACTATCTCACCGGCAAGGACCACTATTCCCTGACCTGGACGGCGCTGCTCGGCTTCACCGAGGCCGACATGGCCGGCCGGCGCTACTGGCCCGACATGGTCCACCCGGACGACCGCGCCGAGGTGGTGCGGCGCGTCCACGAGCACGAGGCCGGTCTGACCTCCTCCTTCGAGGCGACCTGCCGGATGCGCCATGCCGACGGCCGCTGGGTCTGGATCCTCGACCGCGGCCGCATCATCGAGCGCGACTCCGAGGGGCGGCCGGTGCGCATGGTCGGAACCCACACCGACATCACGCGCCAGAAGGAGAACGAGGAGAAGCTCGCGATCCTCAACGAGCGCATGCGCCTCGCCACCGAGGCCGGCGGCGTCGGGCTGTGGAGCTACGACGTCGCGACCGGCGAGGTGTTCTGGGACGAGCGCATGCACCAGCTCTACGGCATCGACACCGGCGGGTCGTCGTCGCACGAGGTCTGGTCGGCGTGCCTGCACCCGGACGACCGCGAGGCGACGCTCGCCCTGTTCTTCGCGGCGGTGGAGCACGGGGCCGCCTACAACACCGTGTTCCGCATCGTCCGCGGCGACGGCGAAGTGCGCTACATCCGCACCCTCGCCAAGATGACGAAACGCGCCGACGGCGGCGCGCTGATGGTCGGCTGCAACTGGGACGTCACCGAAATCCGCCTCACCGCCGACGCGCTCGCGGAGGAGAAGGAGCGGCTGCGCGTCACGCTGCATTCGATCGGCGACGCGGTGATCTGCACCGACACCGCCGGCAACGTCACCTTCATGAACCTCGCCGCCGAGACGCTCACCGGCCACATCGAGCCGATGGTGCGCGGCGCCCCGCTCGCGACGGTCTACCGCCCGGTCCACGAGGACAGTGGCGAGGAACTGCCGTCCTCGGCGGCCGAGGCGCTGCGCAGCGGTGCGCCGGTGGAGATGGGCCACCCCGCCAAGCTGGTTCGCCCCGACGGCGTCTCGCGCGCGGTCCGCGACAGTGCCGCGCCCGTGCGTGCGGCGAGCGGCGAGACGATCGGCGTGGTGCTCGTCTTCCAGGACGTCACCACGGCGCGCGCCCTGCAGCGCGACCTCGCCTACGCCGCCAGCCACGACGCGCTGACCGGCCTGAAGAACCGCACCGCCTTCGAGGGCGCCGTGCAGGCGGCGCTGGCCGAGGCGCGGGCCGGCGGCCCCGGTCACGCCGTGCTGTTCGTCGACCTCGACCGCTTCAAGGTTCTCAACGACACCGCCGGCCACGCCGCCGGCGACACGCTGCTGCGCGAGATCGCCGGCGTGGTCCACGCGGTCGTCCGGCCGGGCGACGTGGTCGCCCGCCTCGGCGGCGACGAGTTCGCCGTGCTGCTGCGCGACTGCCGGATCGACGAGGCCGAGGCCCAGGGCGCGCGCATCATCGAGGCCGTGCGCTCGCTGCGCTTCTCCTGGAACGACCGCGTCTACAACTTCGGCGCCTCGATCGGCGTCACCGCGCTCGACGCCCGCAGCGTCGGCGTCGCCGAGGCGCTCGCCCAGGCCGACGTCGCCTGCTACGCCTCCAAGGCCGGCGGCCGCGACCGCGTCTCGGTCTACCGTCCGGACGCCAGCGAGGCGCACCGCCACCTCTCCGACCTGCACATCGTCGCCGGCATCCGCGAGAGCATCGAGGCCGGCATGTTCCGGCTCTACGCCCAGGAGATCCGCGAACTCTCCGCGCCGCTCGCCCGCGCGCCGCGCCTCGAGATCCTGACCCGCATGGTCGGCCCGGACGGCGCGCTGGTGCCGCCCGACGTGTTCATCCCGGCCGCCGAGCGCTTCGACCTGATGGGCGCGCTCGACCGCTGGGTGCTCGCGACCACGCTGCGCGAGCACGGCGCCCGCGTCATGGCCGTCGAGGGGCTGACGGTGGCGGTGAACCTCTCCGCCAACTCGCTCAGCGATCCGACGCTCTGGGACTTCCTGTCGGCCGAACTCGCCGCCACCGGCTTCTGCCCGTCCCGCCTCGTGCTCGAGATCACCGAGACCGCGGTGATCAACAATTTCGTCGCCGCCGAACGCTTCATTACCGCGGCGCGCGCGGCCGGCTGCCGCGTCAGCCTCGACGACTTCGGCTCGGGCGTCTCCTCCTTCACCTACCTGAAGCGCTTCCCGGTCGACGCCATCAAGATCGACGGCACCTTCGTGCGCAACATGAAGGACAGCCGCTACGACATGACGATCGTGCGCATGATCCACGAAGTCGGCATGGAACTCGGGGTCGAGACGATCGCCGAGTTCGTCGAGGACGTCGAGACGGTGGACCTGTTGCGCACGATCGGCGTGGCCTGGGGCCAGGGCTACCTGTTCCACCGCCCGCGCCCGCTCGACGAGGTGCTGGACGGCTACCGTCCGGCGCTGGCGTCGCCGGCTCAGGTGGCGCGTCGGGCCTGAGGCTCGGCCGCGGCCGCGGCGGCCTGCGGGGGCGTCAGCACCGTCGCGCCGTGTTCGGCGAGCCGCGCGGCGAGGTCCGGCGGCGGCAGCGCGTCGGTCGCCAGCGTGTCGAAGCCGTCGAAGCCGCAGACCCGGACGAGGGCGCGCCGGCCGAACTTGCTGGCGTCGGTCACCACGATGCGGCGGTCGCCGCAGGCGAGCACCTCGCGGCCGAACTCGGCCTCCTCGAAATCGTAGTCGGTGACGCCGGCCTCGGCGTCGATCGCGCCGGTCGACACGATGGCGTGGCGGACGCGGAAGCGCTTGACGAACTCCACCGCCGCCGCGCCGAAGGCGGCGCCGTTGTCGGCCCGGAGCCGGCCGCCGGCCATGTAGACCGTGTTGTCGTTGACGACCGACAGGGTGC contains:
- a CDS encoding DUF2293 domain-containing protein encodes the protein MATRAAIETALRRLAPGLPAHEFSVVADHAVDSAGLARAKPETAAWLSLVAYARHVFTDYDSLLDEGYDRDAARHFVREDLAAALAGWGVRRPLGDDDSTTDTKDTGW
- a CDS encoding EAL domain-containing protein, yielding MALLAVIAALAVPAIAPVPGARAYVWVADAVLVTAGLVAPARLRIPLVAITLFAIPAVVFATGAASFESAVADGIGDAVCVAVALAMALGMDGGRTIRSHDIAGLLRRTAAVAFVGPMVGALVGAALLAVLGEAGFGGALWSRWTAGSGGALTVLPVLLFPPIIRLGRANALREFMEAMAVLAATLVLVVFAVPNLRFPFVAAMIPLALASSRMRPIQIAGLCSAVATAFALGGVHGAYHGLGSAALAFDGGLQVAGAVAAFVPFCIAVLAEHIRRDKRALAVGAEQLRRAFQGSAVAAGMIGRDGTFMRVNAACAALFGRTEAQIVGRRLDAFCREGDLDPDWLPGLFPFSRDPVAHRDLRLVRPDGTEVWARVHASAIRRRPGARSLYLLVQIENIDAQRRAVDELVRVQTLWNFALEGAGQGVWEEDYLTGKDHYSLTWTALLGFTEADMAGRRYWPDMVHPDDRAEVVRRVHEHEAGLTSSFEATCRMRHADGRWVWILDRGRIIERDSEGRPVRMVGTHTDITRQKENEEKLAILNERMRLATEAGGVGLWSYDVATGEVFWDERMHQLYGIDTGGSSSHEVWSACLHPDDREATLALFFAAVEHGAAYNTVFRIVRGDGEVRYIRTLAKMTKRADGGALMVGCNWDVTEIRLTADALAEEKERLRVTLHSIGDAVICTDTAGNVTFMNLAAETLTGHIEPMVRGAPLATVYRPVHEDSGEELPSSAAEALRSGAPVEMGHPAKLVRPDGVSRAVRDSAAPVRAASGETIGVVLVFQDVTTARALQRDLAYAASHDALTGLKNRTAFEGAVQAALAEARAGGPGHAVLFVDLDRFKVLNDTAGHAAGDTLLREIAGVVHAVVRPGDVVARLGGDEFAVLLRDCRIDEAEAQGARIIEAVRSLRFSWNDRVYNFGASIGVTALDARSVGVAEALAQADVACYASKAGGRDRVSVYRPDASEAHRHLSDLHIVAGIRESIEAGMFRLYAQEIRELSAPLARAPRLEILTRMVGPDGALVPPDVFIPAAERFDLMGALDRWVLATTLREHGARVMAVEGLTVAVNLSANSLSDPTLWDFLSAELAATGFCPSRLVLEITETAVINNFVAAERFITAARAAGCRVSLDDFGSGVSSFTYLKRFPVDAIKIDGTFVRNMKDSRYDMTIVRMIHEVGMELGVETIAEFVEDVETVDLLRTIGVAWGQGYLFHRPRPLDEVLDGYRPALASPAQVARRA
- a CDS encoding DeoR/GlpR family DNA-binding transcription regulator yields the protein MGRTPRQTAIVDALASAGTLGVSDLADRLAVSAETIRRDLKLLADAGTVVKTHGRAALSSQRGEAPFDRRMRENAEAKRAIAALVAGLVEDGDSVMLDTGTTTSFVARALLARRRLTVVTNSSDVARTLSVVNDNTVYMAGGRLRADNGAAFGAAAVEFVKRFRVRHAIVSTGAIDAEAGVTDYDFEEAEFGREVLACGDRRIVVTDASKFGRRALVRVCGFDGFDTLATDALPPPDLAARLAEHGATVLTPPQAAAAAAEPQARRAT
- a CDS encoding FecR domain-containing protein; the encoded protein is MVQFHDMRLRNLVLTTAAAVYASAAAAEIVPRDPPVAGTVVAVKRGEQLELGERPGWIPVEVRQEVRTGDGLRTNAEGQLAVLFADQTQLRIGRNTTMRIKELRPNGDSRFDLSGGTIWARAARGGSAVTVETPAAAAAIRGTDWTLTVGPDRRTSLIVLEGKVELANAQGSVVVQPGEAATVAVGEAPTKTVVVRPDDREQMLYYMPIRYAFQLLSAHPGSTREQREERARIDAIPPAARGVADAVARAEIAFGFDSRADTRAAVAAARALRPSPAEAARLDLVEGLLAANEGRYAAAAATLRAAQPRLDPKRRTVALYAAHFADTLAHPDRPSTPPAGFDSPYAATAAAYGLAFREGVPAAIDLLKEAERRWPTDSYLPAARSQLAAVVDDRAQTREAYERALALDPQEPMALESRSYYRSAYESDLAGALADARAAAAIQPGSASIWNAVSLAYDDRDATRESEAAIRRSIELDPEDPLGHANYALMLLEQNRMEEARAEIDRALALDPAFDVAYVALGRWYLQKGDMPAAIEALLKGSTANPTYSQALLLLAAAYYQNDQDDPAWQALDNADRLDPNDPLPSIVRSGFAIDAYEADVAIAAAREALRRSESRGGWFATLGANADALSTVADAMRFAGLSAWADYYGDRSFSRFDFSGYNDAAAEGNATAFTDALARGDLAPDRGSGEDDFSILLQGLLHDPLAIGATLRRRQLLHAPFLEAETIGGLTFGEGRGWSSETNIQAFALKPFPFGLSANLTVDRFDGNDSNVDDRLGSLSVILGATPTPYDRVTSFVTAGRQHVATPGVWWWPTPDDLIRSDAVQTGTTWSHTIGWRNVVNAAVTYGDRTDRANLFDVPTDGEGTLADFDAEVRQRVVRGSLQHMIGGDAWSFVYGLEGGGGDERSALSTTTTPPGGDPSTQSGAETRDFSFARAYGNLRFEPNRDLAFEVGLDGTFHDTGIAESDGGGRDQGFDLGPRVGVAWSFYEGQWLRAFAERDVDMPGLATLEPIGAVGLRPYDAPLDSGATADTVGAKWEAEWSDNLFTAIEYQHQWLERLSITNPGTLETYTVADGEVDRLTASANLLLGHGFGAFATLALARSDDGTGADIPYVPETMARVGLAYVDPARWRVTLSGTYVGERLGDDLGTRLDEAFTVDAKFRYEPDGGRFVFDVGLYNILDKHFDIAPDTPGWGRTVEAKLAVRF
- a CDS encoding CHASE2 domain-containing protein, with protein sequence MAALAGPRRRSALVATLVAVTTAAVVAVSASGPFHLLDARLVDFAATLRPAAPSPDVVIVAIDEPSFADVGDQWPWPRALHGRLVRALRTAGARAIGFDVVFAEASNDRDDEAFAAALEPDVVLGADESVVETPQADQILRTEPLQTLTAAGARSGLVSVMLDGDGVLRRVPPFADGFARRLLEAAGERPAATAPGDLIAPVGPARTYRTVSYYQALDPAGTLPPGTFRDAIVLVGLSLQAVPDVKASGTDAFATPFTPRTGRLVPGVEVQAAILDTLRLDRAITATPASLGVVLTALAALLAGLSVRGGTHPAAIVGGAAFTAAMVAGAGLLLAFRHVWVSPVCPALAFTTVLTVQGIADFAAERRLRRDIVRAFRQYLAPELVERLAAEPAALRLGGERRELTVLFCDLRGFTGIAERLKDEPERLTQLVNRVLDPLSDEILKRGGTIDKYMGDCVMAFWNAPLEEPDHAGRAVEAALAMVEAVARLSAAIEREPDGTGRPIGPLAVGVGVNTGEAVVGNMGSSARFDYTALGDTVNTAARLQTLTRRYDVPILVGDATRAALGERFAFTAVDSVVPRGRSEPEAVWAVTRSGVAEATHGG